The DNA window CCAACCTGGAGCTGCACGCCAAGCTCTACGACATCGGTGAACCGGCCAAGCGCATCGGCGAGCTGCTGGCCCGCTTTACCCTGGAAAAGGTGGCGGACAAGAACGCCGACGCCTTGCCCTTAGGCATCAAGCAGCGCCTGCAACTGGCGGTGGCGGTGCTGCACAGGCCAAGGCTGCTGATCCTCGATGAACCCACCTCGGGGGTGGATCCCCAGGCCAGGGACCAGTTCTGGACCCTGCTGCACGAGCTGTCCCGCCACGACGGGGTCACCATCTTTATCTCCACCCACTTTATGAACGAGGCGGGGCGCTGCGATCGTATCTCCCTGATGCACGCCGGCCATATCCTGGCCCAGGGCACCCCGGCCCAGTTGGTCAAGGACAGCCAGGCCCAAGACCTGGAAGGGGCCTTTATCCATTACCTGGAGCAGGCCCAGCCCTCCGAGGCCAGCGGCGAGCTGCCGGTGGGGGAGGAAAAGGCCTCGGCACCACCGGCCGCGTTTTCCTTCGGCCGGCTCTGGGCCTATGCCCGGCGCGAGGGCATGGAGATCAAGCGCGACCCCATCCGGCTGGCCTTTGCCATGCTCGGCACAGTGCTGCTGATGGTGGTGTTCGGCTTCGGCATTTCCTTTGACGTGGAAAATCTGGCTTACGGGGTTTTCGACCAGGACCAGAGCCCCCAGAGCCGCGCCTATGTAGAGAGCTTTCGCGGCTCGCGCTACTTCGAGGAAAAAGCCCCCATCCACAGCGAACAGGAGGCCCAGCGGCGCCTTAAAAGCGGCGAGCTGCGGTTGGTGCTGGCCATAGGGCCGGGCTTTGGCCGGGATCTGGCCGCCGGCCGCCAACCGGAAGTGGCGGCCTGGATAGACGGCGCCATGCCCTTTCGCGGCGAAACCGCCCGGGGTTATGTGCTGGGGGTCCACCAGCAGTATCTCAAGGAGCAGGGACTGGTGGGGACCAGCAACCTGTCCATTCAGAGCCGCTACCGCTATAACCAGGACTTTCGCAGCGTCAACGCCATGGTGCCGGGGGTGCTGATGCTGCTGCTGGCGCTGATCCCCGCCATCCTCACCGCCCTGGCGGTGGTGCGGGAAAAGGAGATGGGCTCCATCCTCAACCTCTACGCCACCCCCACCACCCGCCTGGAATTCCTGCTGGGCAAGCAGCTGCCCTATATCCTGATCGCCTGCATCAACGCCCTCAGCATGCTGCTGCTGGCCATCTGGTTGTTCCAGGTGCCGGTTACCGGCAGCCTGGCCGCCCTGTTGCTGGGCTCCTTGCTGTATGTCACCGCCACCACCGCCTTTGGCCTTTTGGTGTCGGCCTTTGTCAAAACCCAGGTGGCGGCACTCTTTGCCTCGGCCATCCTGTCTATCATGCCGGCGGTGAACTTTTCCGGTCTTATCGTGCCCATGGCTTCCATGACCGGGGCCGCCAAATGGATGGGGCTGGTGTTCCCCTCGGCCTATTTCAATACCCTGTCGGTGGGCACCTTCGCCAAGGGCCTGGGCCTGGTGGATCTGGTGCCCAGCCTGCTGGCCCTGGCCGGCTTCGCCCTGGGCTTTGTGGTGCTCAGCGTGCTGGTGATGAAGGAGCAGGAGAAATGAAGTGGCGTAACGTCTACTCCCTGGGGGTCAAGGAACTGTGGAGCGTGCTCAAAGATCCGGTGCTGATGGTGCTTATCCTCTACACCTTCACCCTGGCCCTCTACGCCATCAGCCGGGGCGCCAGCACCGAGGTCAAGAACGCCTCGGTGGCGGTGGAGGACATGGACCGCTCGGCCCTGTCCGAGCGTATCAGCGAGGCCTTCCTGCCCCCCTATTTCAAACCGGCCATGCGCCTGGACGGCAGCCAGGACATCAACCGCCTGATGGAGCAGGGCAAGGTCACCTTCGTGCTGCAAATTCCCCCCCGCTTTGCCGCCGATCTGCAGGCCGGCCGCCAGGTGGACCTGGCGCTACAGGTGGACGCCAGTGCCATGAGCCAGGCCGGGGTAGGGGCCGGCTACATAGAGCAGATAGTGCAGCAGACGGTAAGCCGTTACTTCGCCCTGGCGCAGCCGGTGCCGGTGAACCTGGTGCCCCGGGTCTATTTCAACCCCAATCTGGACACCAGCTGGTTTGGCGCCGTGATGCAGGTGGTCAACAACGTCACCCTGCTCAGCATCATCCTCACCGGGGCGGCGGTGATCCGCGAACGGGAACACGGCACCCTCGAGCACCTGCTGGTGATGCCCCTGTCGGCCTCTGAGATCATGCTGGCCAAGATCTGGGCCAACGGCCTGGTGATCCTGGTGGCGGTAGTGCTGGCTCTGTATGGCATGGTCAAAGGGGTGCTGGGGGTGCCCATCAGCGACGGCGCCGTGCCGCTCTTTGTGCTGGGAGCCCTTATCTACCTGGGGTCTGTCACTTCCCTTGGCATACTGCTGGCCACCCTGGCCCGCACCATGCCCCAATTCGGGCTGCTGGCCATGCCCACCTTCGTGGTGATGCAGCTGCTGTCCGGCGGTACCACCCCCCTGGACTCCATGCCCCAGACCCTGCAATACCTGATGCAGCTGGTGCCCTCTACCCATTTCGTGTCCCTGGCCCAGGCGGTGCTGTACCGGGGGGCGGGCCTTAGCATCATCTGGCCGCAGCTGTTGGCGGTGGCCGCTACCGGTTCGGTGTTTTTCTGGCTGGCCTTTCGGCGTTTTCGGCGGATGGTCTCCAGCTAGGCGGCCGCTGGCCGCATCGGCTTTGACAGGGACCCGGCCGCAAGGCAAGGTGGGGGCCTTCCAAGGAGGCCCCCTTGTTGTCTGTGCCCCCCAACCCCCGTTCCTGGTGCGCCCTGGTGCTGCTGTCGGCCCTGGTCACCTTGCCTTTGTGGCTGCTGTCCCTGCCGGCGGCCTTGCTGCTAGGCCCCATGTTGGCCGCCATCGTCCTTGGGGTGCAGGGCCAGCGCCTGGCGGTACCCAAGCCCTTCTATAGCCTGGCCCAAAGCCTGATTGGCCTGATGGTGGCGGCCAGCATCAGCCTGCCTCTACTCAGTCACCTGCTGGCCGATCTGGGCCTGTACCTGGCCGTTATCGCCGCCGTGCTGCTGGCCAGCTCCTTGCTGGGCTGGCAACTGGCCAGGGGCCCCTGGCTGCCCGGCACCACCGGCCTCTGGGGTATTTACCCTGGGGCGGCGTCGGCCATGGTGATGATGGCCGAGTCTGCCGCCAACGCCGACGTGCGGCTGGTGGCGCTGATGCAATACCTGCGGGTACTGCTGGTGGCCCTTAGCGCCTCGGCGGTGGCCCACTGGGCCGCCCCTGTGGCCCCAGAGCCAAGCGCGCCGCTGCCCTTGGACCTTGGCGGCTTGGTGGTCACCCTGGCCCTGGCGTTAGCCTTGAGCTGGCTGGGGCGGCGCGCCGCCTTGCCCTCTGGCCCCTTTTTGCTGGCCATGGTGCTGGGGGCCCTGGTGCAGCTGGCGGGAGGCTATCAGCTGACCTTGCCACCCTGGCTACTGGGGCTCGCCTACGCCACCCTCGGCTGGCACGTGGGCCTGGGTTTTACCCGCAGCACCCTCAAAACCGCCCGCCGTGCCCTGCTGCCCATGCTGGCGGCCATAGGGCTGCTGATGGCCCTGTGCGCCGGTATCGGCTACCTGCTGGTGCATTTTTTGGCCATAGATCCCCTCACCGCCTATCTCGCCACCAGCCCAGGGGGTATGGATGCCATCGCCATTATCGCCGCCGGCTCCGGGGTGGATTTACCCTTTGTGATGGCCATGCAGACGCTGCGTTTTTTGTTGGTGTTGCTGCTGGGGCCGCCGTTGGCGAGGTTTTTGGCCAGAAGGTTGGAGGGGAAGACCCCGCTTTCGGGCGGGTAAGGCAGTGGTGGCGGATGGGATTGGAGCAAGTCTCTTACTGCTCCGAGTTGTTGGGTGGGGATCTGGCTGCTAAGACTAGGGCCTTCGAAATGGATATCACCCCTAACTTGAGAAAAGGACTTCACCATGCCATTACCCCAAGATTGCCCCACGCTCCTTGACCAAGCACGGCTGCAACAAGCACAAGTGCTGCAACAGCAACATGGGGTTACCCATGTCACGCTGAGCTTTGGCGCCAGAAACGGCGGCGCCTACTTTGCCCGCTGGCTGCGCTATCAAATCATGCAGCGCAGAGGCTGGCACCAGGTCAACAGCGTCTACCTCGACACCGAGTGCTTAAAAATGGTACCCAATACGGTGAGCACCGTGGTCGATGCCGCCAGGCCCTGGCTGGTTGGCGTGGCATCCATGAACGGGGGATGGAAGGAGTACTATCGCCATGCGGTGGCCACCTCGCAGACGATGATCTTTGTGGCCACGCCGGAGTGGAGCAACTCGCCGTTCTGCAATATGGAGCGCCGTTACTTCATCTATGAAAACGCCCGGCGCCGGCGCCAGAACCTGCCCCCCTTAAGAGGCATCGTATTGGCGATGGATGGCCATCACATCAATATCCCTGGGGCTATCACCATCGATGCCTCCAAGGTTGATGTCGAAACCCACTACCAGGAGCGCCACCAAGTCACCCACCGAGCCAACCCCGCAGCGGCGGCCCGTTTCGGTGTGGTCCTGCGGCAGACCAATTTGCCGCAGAACCATAACTATCTTGGCAACTACACCATCGCCGGCCAGCCCCTTTTAAGGTTGTTTAATAATCTGGCATGACACCTTGAACCCCAAAGCCCCGACCCGCCAAAGAGGTGGGTTGGGGCTTTTTTGATTGCCATTGCTTGTGCCGGTACCGATGTGGGTATGTTCTGCTTGATGGTCGTGCAAGCTCTGCGCTTTTTGCTGGTGCTGATGTTTGTACCTTCACAGGTGCGGCTTCGCGGAGCGGTTTGGGAGAGCATCCCAGCAGGGCAGACTCGGTGGGTTGGCTTCTCATTGCTGGCCTTTTCTCTTCTCGGAGTCCGGCTAATCGCAGGGGGGCGCCCCTGCACGCGCCCTACTTTTGTTTCGGCAAAAGTCAGCGGGGCTGCCCAACCAAAACCATTGCACTGCGTTCCGCTTTATCCTCGGCTCTGGGTGGTCGCTGCACACGGGCATCCAGCCCTTCTTCCGCTTGCTCGGCATCCCTGCCTCGCACCCACTCACGCTCCCGCCACCTCAGCGTTGCACTTAACGGGCACAAGAGCAGATCACCACCAAAGTCCATAGACCAGCGACAGGGAAAGCAACCTAAGATATTGTTTTATAAATGAAAAATGGCGACGCCACTTTGAGGGGAAACCTATTAAGCCAAGTTAGACAAAAAAAAGTCGAAACGGAACTAGTGTGGTATGGTATACATAATGGAACGTTCACCCAGAAGAGAGTTAATGAACTGAAAACTAACAGATAAGTTAAGGATAATTTATATCTTAGGTTGTCAGTTTTTTCTCAAGAACGAGGGCGATATGATTAAGTGGTATAAATTTAAAAATTTCTATTCTTTCAGAGATGAAACCTTTGTTGATTTTGTCACAAAGAAAAATTCGAGTGATTCACATTATGACGTCAGCATCGATGGCGAACGCATATCTCGTGTTATTTCTATTTTCGGTGGCAACGGCGCTGGAAAGTCAAATTTACTTAAACCTCTAGCATTTCTAAGATGGTTTTTTATCCACTCATTTCAATCTATGGAAAAAGATGAAAAACTACCTTTTTATCCTCACAAAGTATGCGAGAATGATGTCACTGAAATAGAGATATGCTTCATTGAGTCGATTACTGAACATAAGCATGAGTATAAATATTTGTTAAAAATGAACAGGGAAAGGGTTTTATTAGAAGAGTTAAAAATAAAAAGCTCTCGCTTGTTCAGTAAAATATTCTCTCGCGAATACAATGAGGACGAGAATAAATATGAGATAAAAACCAATAGAAGTAATGCATTCTCATTAAACAATCAAGAATTGGACTCAATTCCTAAGAATAGTTCTGCAATATCCTATCTTTTAAGAAAAGAGAATACCCTGGGTATATTTATTTCATATCTCTTCCATGCTTTTGAAAGCAACATTGGATTTCATGGGAAAAACGATTTCGGTTTTGAAGATGTTATAGAAGCTACAGAAACTTACCTTGAAGACAACGAACTGTTTAATACTATGAAGTCCTTATTGATAAGGATGGATTTAGGTATCGATGATATTGAGATTGAGGATGAGGAATATATCGACAAAAGAACAGGTGAAGTTGAGGTAATTAAAACTCCCTATGGTATACACAAGTGCGATGATACTTACTTCAAACTTCCAATGTACATGGAGTCTAGCGGTACTAAAGCGTGCTACTACTATCTTCAGACAGTTCTCTTAGCATTGGCTCATGGTGGAGTGGCTATAGTTGACGAGTTTGACTCAGAACTCCACCCAATGATGGTTTCTGAAATCATGCAGTTATTTATGAGTAGCAGCATGAATAAGAAAAACGCTCAGTTGATATTTACTAGTCATACACCAGAGGTACTGAAGGAACTTCGAAAGCACCAAGTATATCTCGTTGAGAAAGTTAATGGCACGAGCGAAAATTGGAGGTTAGACGAAGTACAAGGTTTGAGAAGTCAGGATAATCTTTACTCTAAGTATATTTCTGGTGCTCTTGGTGGCGTTCCTGACTTTAGTCTGTGAGGTTAAAATGGCTTTTCAAAGAAGAAAAAGGTTTATAAAAGAAACATTGTTACTCGTGGGAGAAGGCTTCTCTGAAAAAGCATTCCTATCACTACTGAAGACTTATTTTAGTAATGGAAATTATAAGATTTCAGTTGTAACGGCAAAAGGGAAAGGGCCTAGCAATGTTATAGATCACGCGATTAGTACCAAAAGACATAATGGTCATAATTACTGTTTAGCACTTTTAGACACAGACCTTCCTTGGCCTAAGAGTAAAGTGCAAAATGCAGAAAAAGAAGGGGTGACACTAGTTCCTTCAACTCCTTGCTTGGAGGGGCTTATACTAAAAATTATGAATAGAAGAGTGCCTACTACCAATAACGAGTGCAAAGATGTTGTTCACCCATTATTAAAAGGCGCTCCATGTGATAGGGAAAGCTACGAGAGATTATTATCGAAGGAAATAATTGAGGATAGGATGATAGATATTCCGGAGCTAAAGAGTATTGTTGATAAAATAAGAGGATAATAGAGTTCTGTGCTTTGTGGAATATGCAAGTGTACGTGTATATTCCACAAAGTCATATAGAACAAGCATGTCTAATTTCAAAGGCATCGGCGAGAGCTGGCGCGAGGCCGCGAGGCCGGGACATCGGTGGCCGGTGAGGTAGCGAACGGAATACGCGGTTGGACCCGCGTATGCAGCGGTCAGCGGCAAGCGACCGGAGGTAAGGACATCACGCACCTGAACGCGAGGCCTGGATGGCCGAGCCGGAAACAACCGCCAGTGAGGGTTTCACTCCCCATGGCTTATCGAAGCTGCCTGCTTTTGGGCCCGTTAAGTGAAGCGCTGAGCTGGCGGGAGTGGAGGGGCAGCCGAGACAGGGATGTCGAGGCAGGTTCATACGCGTCTGGACACGCGTATGAACCGGTGCAACGGGAACGACCAGAGGCGAAGGATAAGCGAAACATGGGCTAGGCTTTTGCCTACTTTTGGCCTCAAAAGTAGGGCGCGTGCAGGGGCGCCCCCCTGCATATAAAGGAATTATTCGAAAAAGCGGGACGCAAAAAGGATGTGATTACCCATTGAAATCCATTCCGGCCGCCGGGCCGGGACCCGGCGAATAAAGGCGTTTAAAGGTCAATCAGGACACTAAAAGGAAACAACGCTATTCAGCTGGCGCCAGCCAGACAAACAAAATAAAACCGGGACAACCCCGGCTTCCAGTAACACCCCACAGCGTCCGCCAGGGCAAACGAGCCATCACAGCGGCGCAAAATCACTCTCATCCAACCTTTCCAGATTGTCATAGAAATGGGGCAGGGCGGCTTCCACCTGCTCGGCCTTTTCGGTGTGGGCGACGTTAAAGAGGGCTTCCCCTTCGTGGACCAGGGGCAGGGTGGCCTGGCCTATGACGATGCCGTCCACCGGGCTGTGGATCACCATGGGCTTGCTGCCCAAGGGGTCGGTGATGTGGGCCATCACCTCGTTTTTGGCGACGGCGTCGCCTATGGCCTTGGTGGGCAGCAATATGCCGGAGCCGTTGGCCCTTACCCAGCGGCTTTCCTGGGAAATTTGCGGTGCTATGGCGCGGCTGGGAGCCTTGATTGGCGGCAGCATGCCCAGGTGGCGCATGACGTTGACTATGCCCCTGAGGCCGGCGCGGATGGCGAACTCGTCAAAGCGCAGGGCCTCGCCGGCTTCGTAGAGCAGCACAGGGCAGCCGCTTTCGGCGGCGGTGGCCCGCAAAGAGCCGTCGCGCAGCTCGGCGTTGAGGATAACCGGCACCCGAAAGGCCTTGGCCATGGCCAAGGCCTCGGCGTCGTTCAGGGAGGTGCGGATCTGCGGCAGGTTGGTGCGGTGCTTGGCGCCGGTATGCAGATCGATACCGTGGCTGGCGTTGGCCACGATCTCGGTCATAAAGGTGTGGGCCAGGCGGGCGGTCATGGAGCCTTTGGCGGAGCCGGGGAAGGCGCGGTTGAGATCGCGCCGGTCCGGCAGGTAGCGGCTCTTGGACACATAACCGTAAACGTTGACCACAGGCACCAGGATCAGGGTGCCGGTGATGCGTTTGACAAAGGAGCTGGCCAGCAGGCGGCGCACTATTTCCACGCCGTTGATCTCGTCGCCGTGGATGGCGGCGCTGACAAAAAGGCGAGGGCCGTCCTTCTTGCCCCGGATCACCGTCACCGGCATGTCCATGGCGGCATTGGTATAGAGGGGCGGAACGGGCAGTTTCAATTCCACCCGGCTGCCCGCCGGGACCTCCTTGCCGCCGATCTTCATGCTCAGCCTTTTCCTTTGGTCCTGTTGCTGTGGGGCTTGGCGTTCTTGGCGATGTACTCGATGATGGCGCCGGCCACGTCCACCTTGGTGGCCGCTTCGATGCCTTCCAGGCCGGGGGAGCTGTTCACTTCCATCACCAGGGGACCGTGGTTGGAGCGCAGCAGGTCAACCCCCGCTACCCCCAGGCCCATGATCTTGGCGCTGCGCACGGCGGTGGAGCGCTCTTCCGGGGTGATCTTGATGGGAATGGCGCTGCCGCCACGGTGCAGGTTGGAGCGAAACTCCCCTTCCTTGGCCTGGCGCTGCATGGACGCCACCACCTTGTCACCCACCACGATACAGCGGATGTCGGCGCCGCCGGCTTCACGGATGTATTCTTGCACCAAAAAGCGGCCGCCCAGGCTTCTAAAGGCTTCGATGGTACTCTCGGCGGCCTTGCGGGTTTCCGCCAGCACCACCCCTTTACCCTGGGTGCTTTCCAGCAGTTTGACCACCAGCGGCGCGCCGCCGACCATTTCAATCAAGTCATCGGTGGCCTTGGTGGAGTGGGCAAAACCGGTGATGGGCAGGCCTATGCCTTTACGGGCCAGCAGCTGCAGGCTGCGCAGCTTGTCGCGGGAGCGGGAAATGGCCACAGACTCGTTGACGCAGTACACGCCCATCATTTCAAACTGGCGCACCACGGCGGTGCCGTAAAAGGTCACAGAGGCGCCGATACGGGGGATGATGGCATCGGGGTTTTCCAGTTCCACACCGCCGTAATGAATGCTGGGCCTGTGGGAAGCGATGTTCATATAGCAAAGCAGATGGTTAAGGACCTGCACCTCGTGGCCGCGCTGCTCGGCGGCTTCCACCAGGCGGCGGGTCGAGTAAAGGTCTGCTTTGCGGGACAGGATGCCAATCTTCATAGATGATTCCCTGATAAAGTAAGGGGGCCGGAACGGGGCGGAAGCATCCTTTCCTCCCGGCGCAAAAAGGTGCTGCATCATATAGCAGACCTTAGCTCTAACCTAGTGGATCGCGACGACTTTTTGAACCGGAGTTCCAATGCAAAGCCTGGCTGTTTTTTGCGGCTCCAGAATGGGCCATTCGGGTGAATTTGCCGATGCTGCCAGGGCCCTTGGCCAGCTGCTGGCCGAGCAGGGTAAGACCCTGGTTTACGGCGGTGGCCGGGTGGGGCTGATGGGCACAGTAGCGGACGC is part of the Gallaecimonas xiamenensis 3-C-1 genome and encodes:
- the rbbA gene encoding ribosome-associated ATPase/putative transporter RbbA produces the protein MSAIKLAGVGHRYGDTQALKDAALTLEAGQSLGIIGPDGVGKSTLLDLIAGTKALQQGQLEVLGADMTSARARRNVCADIAYMPQGLGKNLYPTLSVWENLDFFGRLFGHGQAERRRRAEQLLKATHLWPFKDRPAGKLSGGMKQKLGLCCALIHDPKLLLLDEPTTGVDPLSRRQFWQLVASIRQARPQMSLVVATAYMEEAMVLDSVMALDGGRILAKESPQGLLARTGTQDLDAAFIALQAGGAGQPFQPLPLATGGDRPVAIQAKGLTCRFGDFTAVSQVSLTIGQGEIFGFLGSNGCGKTTTMKMLTGLLPPSEGQATIFGEPVTQHSLAMRAQVGYMTQAFSLYGELTVRANLELHAKLYDIGEPAKRIGELLARFTLEKVADKNADALPLGIKQRLQLAVAVLHRPRLLILDEPTSGVDPQARDQFWTLLHELSRHDGVTIFISTHFMNEAGRCDRISLMHAGHILAQGTPAQLVKDSQAQDLEGAFIHYLEQAQPSEASGELPVGEEKASAPPAAFSFGRLWAYARREGMEIKRDPIRLAFAMLGTVLLMVVFGFGISFDVENLAYGVFDQDQSPQSRAYVESFRGSRYFEEKAPIHSEQEAQRRLKSGELRLVLAIGPGFGRDLAAGRQPEVAAWIDGAMPFRGETARGYVLGVHQQYLKEQGLVGTSNLSIQSRYRYNQDFRSVNAMVPGVLMLLLALIPAILTALAVVREKEMGSILNLYATPTTRLEFLLGKQLPYILIACINALSMLLLAIWLFQVPVTGSLAALLLGSLLYVTATTAFGLLVSAFVKTQVAALFASAILSIMPAVNFSGLIVPMASMTGAAKWMGLVFPSAYFNTLSVGTFAKGLGLVDLVPSLLALAGFALGFVVLSVLVMKEQEK
- a CDS encoding ABC transporter permease; protein product: MKWRNVYSLGVKELWSVLKDPVLMVLILYTFTLALYAISRGASTEVKNASVAVEDMDRSALSERISEAFLPPYFKPAMRLDGSQDINRLMEQGKVTFVLQIPPRFAADLQAGRQVDLALQVDASAMSQAGVGAGYIEQIVQQTVSRYFALAQPVPVNLVPRVYFNPNLDTSWFGAVMQVVNNVTLLSIILTGAAVIREREHGTLEHLLVMPLSASEIMLAKIWANGLVILVAVVLALYGMVKGVLGVPISDGAVPLFVLGALIYLGSVTSLGILLATLARTMPQFGLLAMPTFVVMQLLSGGTTPLDSMPQTLQYLMQLVPSTHFVSLAQAVLYRGAGLSIIWPQLLAVAATGSVFFWLAFRRFRRMVSS
- a CDS encoding AbrB family transcriptional regulator, with product MPPNPRSWCALVLLSALVTLPLWLLSLPAALLLGPMLAAIVLGVQGQRLAVPKPFYSLAQSLIGLMVAASISLPLLSHLLADLGLYLAVIAAVLLASSLLGWQLARGPWLPGTTGLWGIYPGAASAMVMMAESAANADVRLVALMQYLRVLLVALSASAVAHWAAPVAPEPSAPLPLDLGGLVVTLALALALSWLGRRAALPSGPFLLAMVLGALVQLAGGYQLTLPPWLLGLAYATLGWHVGLGFTRSTLKTARRALLPMLAAIGLLMALCAGIGYLLVHFLAIDPLTAYLATSPGGMDAIAIIAAGSGVDLPFVMAMQTLRFLLVLLLGPPLARFLARRLEGKTPLSGG
- a CDS encoding AAA family ATPase, whose product is MIKWYKFKNFYSFRDETFVDFVTKKNSSDSHYDVSIDGERISRVISIFGGNGAGKSNLLKPLAFLRWFFIHSFQSMEKDEKLPFYPHKVCENDVTEIEICFIESITEHKHEYKYLLKMNRERVLLEELKIKSSRLFSKIFSREYNEDENKYEIKTNRSNAFSLNNQELDSIPKNSSAISYLLRKENTLGIFISYLFHAFESNIGFHGKNDFGFEDVIEATETYLEDNELFNTMKSLLIRMDLGIDDIEIEDEEYIDKRTGEVEVIKTPYGIHKCDDTYFKLPMYMESSGTKACYYYLQTVLLALAHGGVAIVDEFDSELHPMMVSEIMQLFMSSSMNKKNAQLIFTSHTPEVLKELRKHQVYLVEKVNGTSENWRLDEVQGLRSQDNLYSKYISGALGGVPDFSL
- a CDS encoding RloB domain-containing protein; the encoded protein is MAFLTLVCEVKMAFQRRKRFIKETLLLVGEGFSEKAFLSLLKTYFSNGNYKISVVTAKGKGPSNVIDHAISTKRHNGHNYCLALLDTDLPWPKSKVQNAEKEGVTLVPSTPCLEGLILKIMNRRVPTTNNECKDVVHPLLKGAPCDRESYERLLSKEIIEDRMIDIPELKSIVDKIRG
- a CDS encoding succinylglutamate desuccinylase/aspartoacylase family protein yields the protein MKIGGKEVPAGSRVELKLPVPPLYTNAAMDMPVTVIRGKKDGPRLFVSAAIHGDEINGVEIVRRLLASSFVKRITGTLILVPVVNVYGYVSKSRYLPDRRDLNRAFPGSAKGSMTARLAHTFMTEIVANASHGIDLHTGAKHRTNLPQIRTSLNDAEALAMAKAFRVPVILNAELRDGSLRATAAESGCPVLLYEAGEALRFDEFAIRAGLRGIVNVMRHLGMLPPIKAPSRAIAPQISQESRWVRANGSGILLPTKAIGDAVAKNEVMAHITDPLGSKPMVIHSPVDGIVIGQATLPLVHEGEALFNVAHTEKAEQVEAALPHFYDNLERLDESDFAPL
- the rimK gene encoding 30S ribosomal protein S6--L-glutamate ligase; this translates as MKIGILSRKADLYSTRRLVEAAEQRGHEVQVLNHLLCYMNIASHRPSIHYGGVELENPDAIIPRIGASVTFYGTAVVRQFEMMGVYCVNESVAISRSRDKLRSLQLLARKGIGLPITGFAHSTKATDDLIEMVGGAPLVVKLLESTQGKGVVLAETRKAAESTIEAFRSLGGRFLVQEYIREAGGADIRCIVVGDKVVASMQRQAKEGEFRSNLHRGGSAIPIKITPEERSTAVRSAKIMGLGVAGVDLLRSNHGPLVMEVNSSPGLEGIEAATKVDVAGAIIEYIAKNAKPHSNRTKGKG